GGAGATCATGGTCGTAGCTGGAAGCGCTGAATGCCGTCGCGTTGTCGAACGGACCTTTGTGTGGACGCGCCAGACCATAGGCTTGCTTATCAGCGCTATCGATCCCCTGCTCCGCCGATAGTGACCGCGCTTGACGCGCCTGCGTTATCAGATCGTCGGCGGTCGAGCTTGACGTCGCACTTTTCCGCACGGGGGCGATAATCTTGCGTTTCCTGGCCCTGTCCTTTTGATCGGCGTGAATCCCGGACATGTCTTCTTCCTTGTTCGTCATGTCATCGTGACGATCGATGGGGGGCCGTCGACGTCGCAGCAGACCCGTTCACGGGATCTCGGACAATCGTTCAGGCAGCCTGGTTTTGGGAAAGCGGTAAGCTGGCGGCCGCAGCGATGCGTCCGCACGCCCAGACGCCGTATACCGCGCGATCCGATAGGCTTTCACCGGGGCGCCGCCGTCATCCTGCCATCTGGCAAAGGAGCCGTCTTCCAAAGCCTGCGGAAGCGGGCCTGAACTCAACTGTGTCGCCAGATACATTTTCAGAGCCGATTTCAACGCGGCCTCGTCGACGATCCCCATCTGGAAACAATGAATGAGGAAACTTGTGGCGCTGATCTCGCCATCATCGGTCGCGTAGGTTTCGCCGCCGCGAAAGCCGGCCTTTCGGAGGATGCGGTCCAGCATTCTCAAATTATGGATATCGAAAAATTGATCTGATGTGGAAGACATGGTGTCCTCCTTCGTTGGGGCTAGGGTTCACTGGCGCTAGCGTTACTGGCGCGCCCCAAGCAGCGGTGCCCGTATCGTGCCCGCCGATAGTTTAGCTTGCGCTCTTTACCATCTGACCGCAACCTCATTCGGCGGCCGCCATTGATAATGGCGGGGCGGAACCCATTTTAGAGAGAGGAGGATACGCATCATGCAGTTCAACGGTGAAGCGACCCTCACAAAGCCGTCGGCACTGGCGGTTTCGGAAAGGCGTGCGCTCATAGATCACCTCAGAGAGGTGATCGCAGGCCTGGCTCACGGGCTGGCGGCCGACGGATTGCTGGACCTTGTGCCGCCTCTGCTTGAGATAAACAAAGTCCTCCGCGATATGACGGATGAAATTTCTCGTGCGGACCCGGTCTATTCCGACGAGATCATCACTGGTACGGTGCGCTTGATCAAGACATCGCAGGCTTTGCTTGATGACCGGGTCATCGTGCAGACGATCCATTGAGACTGACGATCGGACATTCCGGCAGGCTGATCGCCAACCATCTGGCATCAAGCTGCCCGTTCCGGCCAGCCGTGCATCGACAATCATCGCCGGGTCCGAGGTCCGCATAGCGGCTCGTGCCCACTTCCAAGGATCAACCGCAATGGCACTTATCTTTCCCAATAGAAGCCGCAGCTTCGACGAAGCGCGAAAAGGTGTCCGCTTCACCGGCTATGACGGCATGTTCGAGGTCAGGTTTCTGGTCGAAGAAGCAGCGCTCGGCAGCGCGGTCACGCACAATTCTTCCGAAGCCGCATACCTCAATGCCTTTGATGCAGCGCGTTCTGCTATTCAGGAGGCGGCATCGAGAGTCTATCAGCATCGACGCGGAAACAACTTCACGCTCACGGCTGCAGATTTTCGCTGACCGCGAGAAGGCGTACGGCCGGCGAACTGAAACGGCCACCATCCTGCTGCTGCCGGATGAGACAGGGGGAGCAGAGCATATGGTTTCCACACGATACCGCCCGAAAGACCTGAAGCTGGCGCGTCGCCATATCGTGAAGGCGGCGCATCGCGTTGCCGATCAGGAAATGGTGATCAGGAAACTATTGCGCAAAGGCAGACCCTCCGGATCGGCCTATGCGCTGCTCAGCAGGCTCTACGACGATCAACGGCGGAAACTCGATCGGCTGAAGCTGATCGAAGCGATGGTTGAGGTAGAAGTGCAACCCTGTATGGACGTGCCCCATAATCCCGGCACCTCCGCGCCTCCCCTTGTGATCGTGCACAGCAGCGAGATCTCTCTGCCGGACCGGCAATCCGCCCCGCCTTGTAGCGCAGATGATTGGCGCCCATATTTGGTGTAGTGGCAGTTTGTGAAACGGGCGCTGCTTCCCGGGTAATCAGAGTTATCCGGCCCCAACCAAAGGAGGGCATGATGTCTTCCACGGTAAACATCCATTCGTGGAAACGCCTCGCCCAGCATATCGGCAGGTTCCGGTACATCGACTTCCTGGTGAAATCGACACCAGCAATCTGTCTGACATTTATCGTCTATATCATTCTCAACGATGTGTTCTGGTAGGCGCTGCAAGACTGTTGCGGCGAGCCAGGACGCTTTGCTGCCGATCAAACGAAGGACTGAAACGCTGACGGAATTGGATAACGCGATGGAATTGCGAGCAATGGGTGAACAAGACTGCCTCGCCTTTCTGGCAGGCCACACCCGTGGCCACCTGGCATGCCTCGGCGAGAAATATCCCTATATCGTTCCCATCCAGTATGCCTATGAAAGAGACCGGCTTTTCATATTTTCCATGCCGGGCCTGAAGATTGATCTATTGCGTGCCCATTCACCAGCCTGTGTTCAGGTTGAAGAATTCGGCGAAAACCGAACATGGAAAAGCGTGCTTGTTCAGGGCACCTATGATGAGCTGACCGATACGCCGTCCCGGCATGACGAACGCATCCACGCCTGGTCTCTCCTGCAGCAGCAACCGTTTTGGTGGGAACCCGGATCGCTTGCCTTAAACTCGGAAAGCGAATACAGCCCTGCTCCCTCCATATTCTTCGGCATTTCGATTGAGGTGGTATCGGGGAGGCAAGTGGTTTAGTATGGAGCCTTCAGGCTCGCCGCGATATCCTTGATTCGCAAGGCGGCGCAGCTGCATGATATATGGAACTCCAGACAGACACTTCCAGCTAAACGCTGTCCGATACCAGCCTTTCCCATAGGGGCGCGGATTGCTTGATGCATCCACCAACGTGGCCAGCCGAACCGCAGCACTGCGTTCAATGCCACGCGACCACTCATAGGGAAAACGATGACAGACGCACCTGAGAATGAAGCGCTTTTCAACATCACCGGACACTATGTGCAGGAATTGAAGGCCGTTCTTCAAAGCGAGAGCATTGTCGAAGGCACCGACTACGAAAACAGCGCCTTTAACGAAAAACGACGGAACGAAGGACTGCACCTGCTGCGATTCCACAAGACCGGCACGGCAGCGCAGGCAACGCAGATCTGGGAAAAACATATGACGGCCCGAGCGCATCGATAGGACGGCACCAAGCCAATTCTTCGATTGAGGCCGGCTTGGCTCGTTCCGGAGCCGATAGAGCATGATGCCGATAAGTGTGAGCGGTTTTCGGACGACACCATGCTCTCACTCTTTAATTGAGACCAGGATTCAGATTCTAGGCCGACCCGGCCTAAATCATCCTGTTCTAGTGCTGACGCGCGGCGAC
The nucleotide sequence above comes from Rhizobium indicum. Encoded proteins:
- a CDS encoding pyridoxamine 5'-phosphate oxidase family protein, producing MELRAMGEQDCLAFLAGHTRGHLACLGEKYPYIVPIQYAYERDRLFIFSMPGLKIDLLRAHSPACVQVEEFGENRTWKSVLVQGTYDELTDTPSRHDERIHAWSLLQQQPFWWEPGSLALNSESEYSPAPSIFFGISIEVVSGRQVV
- a CDS encoding DUF1488 domain-containing protein; translation: MALIFPNRSRSFDEARKGVRFTGYDGMFEVRFLVEEAALGSAVTHNSSEAAYLNAFDAARSAIQEAASRVYQHRRGNNFTLTAADFR